A single region of the Serinus canaria isolate serCan28SL12 chromosome 1, serCan2020, whole genome shotgun sequence genome encodes:
- the ZAR1L gene encoding ZAR1-like protein: protein MDSFICSPFSTHQNLRSSPTLGRGWDTAPKQPSWKQSKSGSISPFLGGPFTPLPSDYLDSYRRAQLQALLSQVGPALAPRPRRASTKEAAVQVSLRADVAVQCSLGPRTLPPACAFSPSALHAPGRLALYSPAPDRRLFPPPDAAPLPEKAAPAEEIPTADGGEEQQESLAGAALPPRQDPVGTRREGTATPRQGSAFQFLEQKYGYFHCKDCKTRWESAYVWCISGSNKVYFKQLCRKCQKGFNPYRVETIQCQICSKTRCSCPQRKRHIDPKRPHRQELCGRCRGKRLSCDSTYSFKYVV, encoded by the exons ATGGACAGCTTCATCTGTTCCCCCTTCAGCACGCACCAGAACTTGAGGAGCAGCCCCACGCTCGGCCGCGGCTGGGACACTGCGCCCAAGCAgcccagctggaagcagagcaagAGCGGCAGCATCAGCCCCTTCCTCGGGGGGCCCTTCACGCCGCTGCCCTCCGACTACCTGGACAGCTACCGGCGGGCGCAGCTCCAGGCGCTGCTGTCGCAGGTGGGCCCCGCGCTGGCGCCGCGGCCACGGCGGGCCAGCACGAAGGAGGCGGCGGTGCAGGTGAGCCTGCGGGCCGACGTGGCCGTGCAGTGCTCGCTGGGGCCGCGCACGCTGCCGCCCGCCTGCGCCTTCAGCCCCTCCGCCCTGCACGCCCCGGGCCGCCTCGCCCTCTACTCACCCGCGCCCGACCGCCGCCTCTTCCCGCCGCCCGACGCCGCGCCGCTCCCCGAGAAGGCAGCGCCGGCCGAGGAGATCCCGACGGCGGATGGCGgcgaggagcagcaggagagcctggCGGGGGCCGCGCTGCCGCCGCGCCAGGACCCCGTGGGGACGCGGCGGGAGGGGACCGCGACTCCCAGGCAGGGATCTGCCTTCCAG TTCTTGGAGCAGAAGTATGGCTATTTCCACTGCAAAGACTGCAAGACCCGATGGGAGAGTGCTTATGTGTGGTGCATTTCTGGAAGCAACAAG GTGTACTTCAAGCAGCTGTGTCGCAAGTGCCAGAAAGGCTTCAATCCCTATCGGGTGGAAACAATCCAGTGCCAG ATCTGTTCCAAGACTCGTTGCTCTTGCCCTCAGAGGAAGAGACATATTGATCCCAAGAGACCTCATCGCCAAGAACTCTGTGGCcgctgcagaggaaaaaggcTGTCCTGTGATAGCACTTACAGCTTCAAATACGTTGTCTGA